Genomic DNA from Alphaproteobacteria bacterium PA2:
CTGGCTGCGACAGCGACGCCGCCTATGGTCAGGAGATCGCGACGGTCGACGCCGCCCTTGGCCTTGCGGTTCATGGTCAGGCCTGGGCTGGGGTTAGCAGGGCGGTATTCGCTGAAAGTGTCAGGCCAGGGCCCGGGTCTACTGTCACCCGGCGCATGTGCCGACGCTGTCCCGGATAGTCATTCAGGGCGTAGTGCCAGACCGAGCGGTTGTCCCAGAAGGCCACGGCGCCCGGCGACCAGCGGAACCGGCAGGTGAAGGCCTCGCTACGGCAGTGGTCGAACAGGAAGTCCAGGAGGGGCTTGGACTCCCGCTTGCTCCAACCCTCGAATTTCGTCGTGAAGGCCGGGTTCACATAGAGCGCCTTGCGGCCGGTTTCCGGGTGGGTGAGGACCACAGGGTGGATAAACTCACCTACTGCGCCCTCAGCCTCGACGACCTTCATGGAGGCGCGCTTCTGGGCGGAGTGGCCGCTGGAGGAGTATTCCCGCCCGGCGGAATGGACGGCATTCAGGGTGTCGAGGGTCGCGCGCAGGGCAGGTGTCAGGGCCTCATAGGCCGCCGCCTGGCTGGAGAACAGGGTGTCGCCACCCCAGTCAGGGAGTTCGATGGCATGAAGGATTGACCCAATGGCCGGGGTTTCGAGGAAACTCATGTCCGAGTGCCAGCCGCCGCCGAAGTTTGTCTTGTCGGAGGGCTCCTTGATGATCTCCATGACCTCTGGATGGTCATCCATGCCCGATACGTAAGGATGGATGTTCAGGGGGCCAAAGCGACGGCCAAAGGCGGTCTGCTGGGAGGGTGACAGGGCCTGATCCCGGAAAAAGATCACCTGATGCTCAACAAAGGCGGCACGGATCTGGGCGACGACGTCGTCAGACAGTTGCTCGGAAAGGTCGACGCCGGAGATTTCTGCGCCCAGCGCCCCGGCGACCTTCCGGATCTTGATCTTCGACATATTGCGGCTCCCTGAACGACGAACAGTCCGGGAGATAACCGCATGCCCGGGGCCGCGTTTCAATAGTTGCAGGCGTGGGAGGGGTCCGGGGCCCCGATAGCGCTCCAGCCCCTGCAATGCTAAGGCGCCGGCGATTTGGGGGATTTTCGATGACGGCGACGGCGCTTTCCTGGCGGCATGCCCTGCTGGCCTTTGTGGTCGTGGCGATCTGGGGCAGCAATTTCGTGGTCATCAAGGTGGCCCTGGCGCATCTGCCGCCCCTGACCTTTGCAGCCCTGAGATTTGGACTGGCTTTCTTCCCGGCGGTCTTTTTCTTCAAGCGCCCGGAGGTCCCGCTTCGCAATCTGGCGGCCTATGGCATGCTCATCGGGATCGGACAGTTCGGTGTCCTCTATATCGCCATGGGTCATCAGATCTCGCCGGGTCTGGCCTCTCTGGTGGTTCAGTCCCAGGCCTTTGTGACCATTGGGCTGTCCGTCTGGCTGACCGGTGAGCGGGTCCGGGCCTTCCAGGTGGCGGCCCTGGCCCTTGGCGCGGCTGGCCTTGGGGTCATCCTGACGCACACCGACGCCACGACAACGCCTCTTGGGCTTGGCATGGTCCTGTTCGCCGCGGTGTCCTGGGCCCTGGGTAATACGGTCCAGAGATCGACCCCGGGGGTCAGTTCCCTGTCCTTCGTGGTCTGGTCGAGCATTTTCGCCGTTCCGCCGCTGATCGTTCTGGCCCTGATGTTCGACGGCCTGCCAGCCATCCAGCGGGGGTTGGTCAATGCTGACCTGGGCACCTGGGCCGCTGTGCTCTGGCAGTCCCTCGGCAATACCCTGGTCGGCTATGGCGCCTGGGGGTTCCTGTTGGCGCGGTATCCGGCGGCGACGGTTTCGCCCTGGTCCCTGCTCGTGCCGGTCTTTGGAATGGGCGCCTCGGCCGTCCTGCTTGGCGAGGCCCTGCCGGTCTGGAAGCTGGCGGCGGCCGGGCTGATCCTGGCCGGGCTGGCGGTGACCGTTCTGGGGCCGCGGATCTGGGCCGCCAAACCTGCGACCTGATCGCCAAGGCGGATGACAGACGGGGGGCTATTCGGTAAGGCCGGACGCACAGGAGATACATCCATGAACACCGAACAGGTCCTCGACGAATTCCGCGGCGCAGGCGCCCTGCGCGAAGGTCACTTCATCCTGTCCAGCGGGCTGCATTCCGGCACCTTCCTGCAGAAGAACCTGGTCTTCCAGTATCCCGACCGGACCGAGCGCCTGTGCAAGGCCCTGGCGGAACTTATCACCCAGACCGTGGGCAAGGTGGATGTCTGCATCTCGCCAGCGGTAGGTGGTATCATTCCCGGCTATGAGACCGCCCGACACCTGGGTGTTCCCTCGCTCTATGTCGAGCGGGAAGGGGGCGAGTTCAAGCTGCGC
This window encodes:
- the pyrE gene encoding orotate phosphoribosyltransferase — encoded protein: MNTEQVLDEFRGAGALREGHFILSSGLHSGTFLQKNLVFQYPDRTERLCKALAELITQTVGKVDVCISPAVGGIIPGYETARHLGVPSLYVEREGGEFKLRRAFSIEPGARVAMVEDIVSTGLSSRECVDAIKKAGGEVVVAACLVDRSGGRADPGAPFIALARLDVPAYPADQLPPELAAIPVEDPGSRRLSK
- a CDS encoding EamA family transporter codes for the protein MTATALSWRHALLAFVVVAIWGSNFVVIKVALAHLPPLTFAALRFGLAFFPAVFFFKRPEVPLRNLAAYGMLIGIGQFGVLYIAMGHQISPGLASLVVQSQAFVTIGLSVWLTGERVRAFQVAALALGAAGLGVILTHTDATTTPLGLGMVLFAAVSWALGNTVQRSTPGVSSLSFVVWSSIFAVPPLIVLALMFDGLPAIQRGLVNADLGTWAAVLWQSLGNTLVGYGAWGFLLARYPAATVSPWSLLVPVFGMGASAVLLGEALPVWKLAAAGLILAGLAVTVLGPRIWAAKPAT
- a CDS encoding taurine dioxygenase, with protein sequence MSKIKIRKVAGALGAEISGVDLSEQLSDDVVAQIRAAFVEHQVIFFRDQALSPSQQTAFGRRFGPLNIHPYVSGMDDHPEVMEIIKEPSDKTNFGGGWHSDMSFLETPAIGSILHAIELPDWGGDTLFSSQAAAYEALTPALRATLDTLNAVHSAGREYSSSGHSAQKRASMKVVEAEGAVGEFIHPVVLTHPETGRKALYVNPAFTTKFEGWSKRESKPLLDFLFDHCRSEAFTCRFRWSPGAVAFWDNRSVWHYALNDYPGQRRHMRRVTVDPGPGLTLSANTALLTPAQA